The Eleginops maclovinus isolate JMC-PN-2008 ecotype Puerto Natales chromosome 24, JC_Emac_rtc_rv5, whole genome shotgun sequence genome contains a region encoding:
- the LOC134861133 gene encoding LOW QUALITY PROTEIN: uncharacterized protein LOC134861133 (The sequence of the model RefSeq protein was modified relative to this genomic sequence to represent the inferred CDS: inserted 1 base in 1 codon) — MTGRFPIMRPNLCCTILQVCLWAVLLLTLNADDECFIETKVPKGTSYEAVVGGDLEIECKVDFCEEAPPTVDWWKREQTDVPVNISEGSRIKTRWELNGSLHGRSVLIFHDIRLNDSGVYQCXSGDSNSHIINISVNVDDRRGHTNVTQKNESSLNPEPEVNLWMYVYCAAGIVPFVIIVIIISVVSMRGCKGKSQKENSRENKYMAIPLHPCSLQPLPRGSPSLAPFRGSLRTKTPPLQPIELPLPRDNDPVYRQIRRGSERQRNTVEEQGSSIVYAALNHQLPVRAARSPRPIEEQSEYAAIRVKE; from the exons ATGACGGGACGCTTTCCCATCATGAGGCCGAACCTCTGCTGCACCATCCTGCAGGTGTGCCTCTGGGCAGTGCTGCTTCTCACCTTAAACGCTGACG aTGAATGTTTCATTGAAACTAAAGTACCCAAAGGTACTTCTTATGAAGCTGTCGTTGGAGGAGACCTTGAGATTGAATGCAAAGTTGATTTCTGTGAAGAAGCCCCACCAACAGTCGACTGGTGGAAACGTGAGCAAACCGACGTCCCTGTCAACATCAGCGAAGGCAGTCGCATTAAAACGCGTTGGGAATTGAATGGCTCTTTACACGGGAGATCAGTTCTGATCTTTCACGATATACGTCTAAATGACTCTGGTGTGTATCAGT AGAGTGGAGACAGTAACAGTCATATCATCAACATCTCTGTCAATG TTGATGATCGACGTGGGCATACCAATGTTACACAGAAAAATGAGA GTAGTTTAAATCCTGAACCCGAGGTAAATTTATGGATGTACGTGTACTGTGCTGCTGGGATCGTGCCGTTCGTCATCATAGTAATAATCATATCTGTAGTTTCGATGCGTGGGTGTAAAG GGAAATCACAAAAAGAGAATTCAAGAGAAAACAAG TACATGGCAATACCCCTCCATCCCTGCAGCCTGCAGCCCTTGCCAAGAGGAAGCCCATCGTTGGCGCCATTTCGGGGATCCTTACGGACAAAAACACCGCCCTTACAACCCATTGAGCTTCCTTTACCAAGAGACAATGACCCTGTTTACAGGCAGATTCGACGGGGAAGTGAGAGACAAAGAAACACGGTTGAGGAACAGGGGAGTTCGATTGTGTACGCTGCCCTGAACCATCAACTTCCTGTTAGGGCTGCCAGGTCGCCGAGGCCCATAGAGGAGCAATCAGAGTACGCGGCTATCCGAGTTAAAGAATAA